One Euphorbia lathyris chromosome 1, ddEupLath1.1, whole genome shotgun sequence DNA segment encodes these proteins:
- the LOC136214765 gene encoding WAT1-related protein At3g30340-like, translating to MASLKRCDEWKPFFVMLTVELAFATVNILLKKVLDEGINHLVFITYRLSISAAFLGPIGYFWERNSRSKLNFRILCYLFLSAIVGASLTQFFFLLGIQHTSATFSCAFINMVPVITFIMALPFGMETVNIKSNSGRAKIIGTLVCVGGAMVLTLYKGMPLFSHSSETGMKMELHGVKKLSYSRTQKGGRWTIGCIALVVGTLLWSSWFLLQSNIGKRYPYQYSSTAIMSLFGAIQSALLCLFIRRNLSIWVLKGKTEILTVLYAGMVGSGLCYVGMSWCVKKRGPLFTSAFSPLVQIMAAMFDIPILHEELHLGSLLGSIIVIIGLYILLWGKSKEIQNHATKVAQEAELTKEQQDPQVITVSCDSRCP from the exons ATGGCAAGTTTAAAGAGGTGTGATGAATGGAAACCTTTCTTTGTGATGTTAACAGTTGAATTAGCCTTTGCTACTGTGAATATTCTTCTTAAGAAAGTTCTTGATGAGGGGATTAATCATCTCGTCTTTATCACTTATCGTCTCTCAATTTCTGCTGCTTTCTTAGGCCCCATCGGCTACTTCTGGGAAAG AAATAGCAGATCAAAGCTCAATTTTCGTATCTTATGTTACCTTTTCTTGAGTGCTATTGTCGG GGCGTCGCTAACTCAATTCTTTTTCCTACTTGGTATTCAACACACTTCTGCTACTTTTTCTTGTGCTTTCATCAATATGGTACCTGTGATTACATTCATAATGGCATTACCATTCGG GATGGAGACAGTGAACATAAAATCCAACAGTGGGAGGGCTAAAATAATTGGGACACTGGTGTGTGTTGGAGGAGCTATGGTGCTTACACTTTACAAAGGAATGCCTTTATTTAGCCATTCTTCAGAAACAGGGATGAAGATGGAATTACATGGTGTGAAGAAGCTGAGTTATAGTAGGACTCAGAAGGGGGGAAGATGGACAATTGGGTGTATAGCTTTGGTTGTGGGTACTTTGTTGTGGTCTTCATGGTTTTTGCTTCAATCAAACATTGGGAAGAGATATCCTTATCAGTATTCTAGTACTGCTATTATGTCCTTGTTTGGTGCCATTCAATCAGCTTTGTTGTGCTTGTTTATAAGGAGGAATCTTTCTATTTGGGTTCTCAAGGGGAAAACAGAAATTCTCACTGTGCTTTATGCT GGAATGGTGGGATCAGGGCTATGCTACGTGGGGATGTCATGGTGTGTGAAAAAGAGAGGTCCTTTATTCACATCTGCATTCAGTCCCTTAGTTCAAATAATGGCAGCCATGTTTGACATTCCTATCTTACATGAGGAACTCCATCTTGGCAGCTTGTTGGGTTCCATAATTGTAATAATTGGACTCTACATTCTACTTTGGGGTAAGAGCAAAGAGATACAAAATCATGCCACAAAAGTAGCTCAAGAAGCTGAACTCACCAAAGAACAACAAGACCCACAAGTCATCACTGTTTCATGTGATTCAAGGTGCCCGTAA